A region of Halobellus limi DNA encodes the following proteins:
- a CDS encoding DUF7680 family protein, producing MASRGSEFETSPAEGTEEDRLVRYGTSMFGGRPTFTLVRRETDGGGEWTLHELLPREQAEARRDRLERDGRSLSITPVEDLVSDIAGDDLLSKLDGWTWDEWAGAKVARLDPTRVRALQDVVREAIEGTPGDSSEVLTGGAGFVFLPETAGVRLAVAFRGVKPIQRIDRMRSLARGVARMSDEECYYWYAKCRSPSSPNGEKALRVLLTDHIE from the coding sequence ATGGCGAGTCGCGGTTCGGAATTTGAGACCTCACCCGCCGAGGGGACAGAGGAGGATCGGCTGGTTCGCTACGGGACGAGTATGTTCGGTGGCCGCCCGACGTTCACACTCGTCCGACGAGAGACAGACGGCGGCGGAGAGTGGACGCTGCATGAACTACTCCCTCGCGAACAGGCTGAAGCCCGCCGTGATCGCCTGGAGCGGGATGGTCGTTCGCTGAGTATCACACCAGTCGAGGATCTCGTCTCGGACATTGCTGGGGACGACCTCCTATCCAAGCTCGATGGTTGGACGTGGGATGAGTGGGCCGGCGCAAAGGTCGCACGGCTTGACCCGACCCGCGTCCGTGCGCTCCAGGACGTCGTCCGGGAGGCGATTGAAGGCACGCCAGGAGATTCATCAGAAGTTCTCACTGGCGGGGCTGGGTTCGTGTTCCTACCCGAAACGGCAGGCGTCCGGCTTGCTGTTGCCTTCCGTGGCGTGAAGCCGATCCAACGTATCGACCGGATGCGGTCGCTGGCTCGCGGCGTTGCACGGATGAGCGATGAGGAGTGTTACTACTGGTACGCAAAGTGTCGGTCTCCATCGAGTCCGAACGGCGAGAAGGCCCTTCGAGTGTTGCTGACGGACCACATCGAGTGA
- a CDS encoding DUF1156 domain-containing protein, which translates to MSQNPESQDSDSELKRVAIEGNLPLKAVGIENLKEANPYFMPPHRYLHPWFARRPTPASRLAILASILPPEVDANTLLDWMQIKPRDEIDVDIEEYVAEKKRTEDDRDGNLEDHYGYPRPYTRTPTTDEKAEMHELLREHWDGELPTVLDPTAGGGVIPFESLRYGLPTAANELNPVPTVMLKVLLEYAPSVGSLQSELNQWADRIDELASEELEPYFPSDGERQTPSHYACTYAVDCPECGCDIPITKKWWLQKQSSSKGVAARPSVSNDGTEIEYEVVRLPDDVEKSEYNPQDGPHTRSGAECLNCGIVMESDTIQDRIRNYEFEYEIYGVKYEKSSGGTAWRAPIPEDNEAQSKAADRIEADFELSSLLDVPRYIGDEDRAGPYGVTKWRDAFTPRQLVTQYEYLQAYKQCQAEIFEQYSKQKAEGILAVLALVAGKTVDRNVRFAPLDISNGLLGNSLGGKHFTLQWSFVENNPSAGNQSYQDTVDRVRDSYEEIADYLRDEDAENVHVSQRDAADLSFESDSIQAIVIDPPYYDSIIYSEMSDMSYVWLKEYLQDIYPDIFSDDLTDKSQEAVANVAEYEEVASDSKSKSELAAEDYENKMAEIFQELYRVLEPGGVMTVMFTHKESSAWDTLTKSLIRSGFTITSTHPITSEMPQRTDTRGGGSADSTLLLTGRKPHDSKTESEAVPTLWSDVRAETREVAKEAARDLLDAGLSLTKTDVIISAFGPTLQVYADAYPVVDDQDNEIPPRRALEEAREAVTRVLVEEYLEGERLDDLDDITEWYILSWLVHESDTFHYDDGHQLGLGIGVDIDDIKRSTKIWGKKRGDIQLKTHEDRVQDITLPPEERSNRTPVDPEALSYTIALDAVHAAMHVYEKQGEDVAIDWLKERNFDTDAGFKATLKALLQVLPQRSSEWEAARDLALGRTHDALGLEFTPTDFTDVSEDRAEQTELGDHA; encoded by the coding sequence ATGAGTCAAAACCCCGAAAGCCAGGACAGTGATTCGGAGCTGAAGCGTGTCGCAATTGAGGGGAACCTTCCCCTGAAGGCGGTTGGCATCGAGAATCTGAAAGAGGCTAACCCCTACTTTATGCCGCCTCATCGGTATCTTCACCCGTGGTTTGCACGTCGTCCAACTCCAGCTTCTAGACTGGCTATCCTTGCCTCCATACTTCCTCCAGAGGTGGACGCCAACACGCTGCTGGATTGGATGCAGATCAAGCCTCGTGACGAAATCGATGTCGATATTGAGGAATACGTGGCAGAAAAGAAGCGTACTGAAGATGATCGGGATGGAAACTTAGAAGACCACTACGGATATCCTCGCCCGTACACTCGGACACCGACTACAGATGAGAAAGCGGAGATGCACGAGTTGCTTCGGGAGCATTGGGACGGAGAGCTACCTACTGTCTTAGACCCGACTGCCGGTGGGGGCGTTATTCCGTTTGAATCTCTGCGCTATGGCCTACCGACAGCAGCGAACGAACTCAACCCTGTCCCGACTGTGATGCTTAAGGTCCTCCTTGAGTATGCTCCCAGCGTTGGTTCTCTCCAGAGCGAACTCAACCAGTGGGCCGACCGAATAGATGAACTTGCTAGCGAGGAGCTTGAACCATATTTCCCGAGTGATGGTGAACGGCAGACACCTTCCCACTATGCGTGTACTTACGCAGTTGATTGTCCGGAATGTGGCTGTGATATCCCGATAACGAAGAAGTGGTGGCTTCAGAAGCAATCCTCATCGAAAGGTGTCGCAGCACGCCCTTCTGTGTCTAATGATGGTACCGAGATTGAGTACGAGGTTGTTAGACTCCCCGATGACGTTGAAAAGTCTGAATACAACCCCCAAGATGGGCCTCATACTCGGAGTGGAGCCGAATGTCTCAACTGCGGTATCGTAATGGAATCCGACACCATTCAAGACCGGATCCGTAATTACGAGTTCGAGTATGAAATCTACGGCGTGAAATATGAGAAATCGAGTGGGGGGACTGCCTGGAGAGCGCCTATTCCGGAAGATAATGAGGCCCAATCAAAAGCGGCAGATCGAATTGAAGCTGATTTTGAGCTTAGCTCGCTTCTGGATGTACCGCGCTATATTGGTGACGAAGACCGTGCAGGACCATATGGCGTCACTAAGTGGCGGGATGCATTCACACCAAGACAGCTGGTAACTCAATATGAGTATCTCCAAGCTTACAAACAGTGCCAAGCTGAGATCTTCGAACAGTACAGTAAGCAAAAAGCAGAGGGAATACTGGCTGTATTAGCGTTAGTGGCCGGAAAGACTGTAGATAGAAATGTTCGTTTTGCGCCTTTGGACATCAGTAATGGCCTCCTCGGAAATTCCCTCGGTGGTAAACACTTCACACTCCAGTGGTCGTTTGTCGAAAACAACCCTTCGGCAGGGAATCAGAGCTATCAGGATACTGTTGATCGAGTTAGGGACTCTTACGAAGAAATCGCCGATTATCTCCGTGATGAAGATGCGGAAAACGTCCACGTCTCACAAAGAGATGCTGCCGATCTATCGTTTGAGTCAGATTCCATCCAAGCCATCGTAATTGATCCCCCTTACTACGATAGCATCATCTATTCTGAGATGTCCGATATGAGCTATGTTTGGCTCAAAGAATATCTCCAAGATATCTATCCAGACATCTTCTCTGACGACCTTACTGACAAAAGCCAAGAGGCGGTTGCTAATGTGGCCGAATACGAGGAAGTCGCTTCGGATTCCAAATCTAAGTCCGAATTAGCTGCCGAGGACTACGAGAACAAGATGGCGGAGATTTTCCAAGAACTCTACCGTGTTCTCGAGCCCGGCGGTGTGATGACTGTCATGTTCACCCATAAAGAATCCAGTGCATGGGATACCCTCACAAAGTCGCTGATTCGATCTGGGTTCACCATCACATCAACCCACCCAATCACCAGCGAGATGCCCCAGCGGACCGACACCCGTGGTGGCGGTTCAGCTGACAGTACTCTGCTGCTCACAGGGAGAAAACCGCACGATAGTAAGACGGAATCTGAAGCGGTACCAACCCTGTGGAGCGATGTCCGTGCTGAGACCCGTGAAGTAGCGAAAGAGGCAGCGAGAGACCTGCTTGATGCTGGCCTCTCTCTGACGAAAACAGACGTCATCATTTCGGCGTTCGGGCCGACACTGCAAGTTTACGCAGATGCCTATCCTGTCGTCGACGACCAGGATAATGAGATTCCTCCACGGCGAGCTTTAGAAGAAGCACGCGAGGCCGTAACGCGAGTCCTCGTCGAGGAATATCTTGAAGGCGAGCGACTAGACGACTTGGATGACATCACAGAGTGGTATATCCTCTCCTGGCTGGTTCACGAATCCGATACCTTCCATTACGATGACGGCCATCAGCTGGGGCTCGGTATTGGCGTCGACATTGACGATATTAAGCGCTCTACGAAAATTTGGGGGAAGAAACGTGGGGATATTCAGCTGAAAACTCATGAGGACCGCGTCCAAGATATCACACTGCCCCCCGAAGAGAGATCTAACCGGACGCCCGTCGATCCTGAAGCGCTGTCCTACACGATCGCCCTCGATGCGGTTCACGCCGCTATGCACGTCTACGAGAAACAGGGCGAGGACGTCGCGATCGATTGGCTCAAAGAACGCAACTTCGACACAGACGCGGGCTTCAAGGCAACACTGAAAGCTCTCCTGCAAGTTCTTCCCCAGAGGAGTTCGGAATGGGAAGCCGCTCGTGACCTCGCCTTAGGTCGGACCCACGACGCACTTGGTCTCGAATTCACCCCCACTGATTTCACTGACGTCTCAGAAGACAGGGCCGAACAGACCGAACTCGGTGACCATGCCTAA
- a CDS encoding helicase-related protein, with translation MTNLRDREWQSIYESKPEQGRAHLVKDFYEPALERSQQYDRIAGYFSSTALAAAANGIHALVENDGEMRLIVGTELYESDRPVLETLTDRLEENLEDLDDERLDANLRILARLLREGRIHIKVAYPRSPSHDWEIFHPKVGLFHDSDGNTISFEGSVNETVGGWARNYERFKVHRSWVPEQADYVAGDEETFERLWSDEHPFVEVYDLPEAIEEDIIDWKAPDTESDLQEAIQIANGTAPPTERDKANIIQDGPLSPGGLALAEEASTITPWPHQRVVSDTLVNTYPQSFLLCDEVGLGKTIEAGLTLSRLGLTGELETGLLLVPASLQRQWQEELWEKFNINAVRFDRDTAGDHVFRDVRGRDHYPPSATDLDLTGEREWADSPIWRFLYEQQSTDADASSPLDGPTVVIMSWHTARLDDRWDQVAPLDRVSDRSRDVIPASCRGRDHDTEDRMGVWDAVIVDEAHNARRGSNFYALLEQLRDYTHAYYLLTATPMQLHSGELYDLMQLLDLPGGWDNRDTFMEFFETRDGLSQALNEVLDNPSSESDEAEASWDTQATLDGLEHQDRLPTDRPFSSKVFQHLADELEINEDRQDRAIAKERVLTACRLARAYGDAYDGYLDHVDDAMADYDIDRFEASEDTKLKRLLYPEDADEWLMASRSDRQDALDELSPGGWRVIRYVLAESTPVDALIHRNTRDTLRKYEAVGLLDTTVPNRNPEQRKIELTEETRAVYDQIDEYTREFYKRAQQTDEAQTRAIGFVMTTYRQRLTSSVYAISQSLKHRLETLRAQRTVLAGRERARDRDYGDAEQVVLETLQNADLDDGDVLDELDASSDDLDLSELIPSVTEEGKQLIEEEIEALEAFVNDLDLVDTDPKIQQLYNDLDELDRAGHNRVIVFTQYADTMDFIRDSLADLLGATIATYSGRGGELYDPDSETWEHVGKERVKREFSRDDGQVDILVCTDSASEGLNLQECGALINYDLPWNPMRVEQRIGRIDRIGQRFDEIRILNYSYEDTVETDIYDRLDDRIGLFENVVGEMQPILSGVSQQIRDATLNADSADDQSAVESADREFSEELEERDQGDRVDVGESLEDVDDLVAQDVVDEAKLDAWQSYSHPDLVDVGEEEYEYQPPFETPSLQSVLVDNDALAEAGVEFTPVHEIDFEYDDGDFDFADSTYRLSVGDAPIEVPAGDGEQTIAQAIATADDEVAVTFSAVCADEFPSVQHLAPGHPLLGQLLTVLQDVSEDTSRLQQRIVTRPDQEQEPVVCAWGRDGVFTRIAGDGTVTENGPMDSLPTWCDQFLNNREKSTKQPQ, from the coding sequence ATGACTAATCTACGTGACCGCGAGTGGCAGTCCATCTACGAGAGCAAACCCGAGCAGGGACGCGCCCATCTCGTCAAGGACTTCTACGAGCCCGCATTGGAACGCAGCCAGCAATACGACCGGATTGCGGGCTACTTCTCCAGTACGGCACTCGCGGCTGCTGCCAACGGCATTCACGCCCTCGTCGAGAATGATGGTGAAATGCGTCTCATCGTCGGCACCGAACTCTACGAGTCAGACCGTCCGGTTCTAGAGACGCTCACCGACCGCCTCGAGGAAAACCTCGAGGACCTCGATGACGAACGCCTGGATGCGAATCTCCGTATTCTCGCGCGTCTCCTCCGCGAGGGACGGATCCACATCAAGGTCGCCTATCCACGCTCTCCCTCTCACGATTGGGAGATCTTCCATCCGAAAGTTGGACTCTTCCACGATAGCGACGGAAACACGATTTCGTTCGAGGGCAGCGTCAACGAGACGGTCGGCGGCTGGGCTCGCAACTATGAGCGGTTCAAAGTTCATCGGTCGTGGGTTCCTGAACAGGCGGACTACGTCGCCGGCGATGAGGAGACCTTCGAGCGATTGTGGAGTGATGAACATCCCTTCGTCGAAGTGTATGACCTCCCCGAGGCGATCGAAGAGGACATCATCGACTGGAAAGCCCCAGACACCGAGAGCGATCTCCAGGAAGCGATTCAGATCGCGAACGGTACAGCTCCGCCGACGGAGCGCGACAAAGCGAACATCATTCAGGATGGACCGCTCTCGCCCGGTGGGCTCGCACTGGCCGAGGAGGCGAGCACGATCACGCCGTGGCCGCATCAACGAGTTGTCTCGGACACACTCGTCAATACGTATCCACAGAGCTTCTTGCTGTGTGACGAGGTGGGACTCGGGAAGACGATCGAGGCCGGTCTTACACTCTCCCGGCTCGGACTCACCGGCGAGCTGGAAACCGGGTTGTTGCTGGTTCCGGCGAGTCTGCAGCGGCAGTGGCAGGAAGAGCTCTGGGAGAAGTTCAACATCAACGCCGTCCGATTCGACCGGGATACAGCGGGCGATCACGTATTCCGGGACGTCCGCGGTCGCGACCACTATCCACCATCGGCAACGGACCTCGACCTCACTGGGGAGCGCGAATGGGCGGACAGCCCCATCTGGCGGTTCCTCTACGAACAGCAGTCGACTGATGCCGATGCATCGTCGCCGCTGGATGGGCCGACGGTCGTCATTATGTCCTGGCACACGGCTCGTCTCGACGACCGGTGGGATCAGGTCGCTCCCTTAGACCGGGTATCCGACCGGTCTCGGGACGTCATCCCGGCAAGCTGTCGCGGACGCGACCACGATACGGAAGACCGGATGGGCGTGTGGGACGCCGTCATCGTCGACGAGGCGCACAACGCCCGGCGTGGCAGTAATTTCTACGCTCTTCTCGAACAGCTTCGCGATTATACGCACGCCTACTACCTCTTGACGGCTACCCCGATGCAATTGCACTCTGGCGAACTCTACGATTTGATGCAGTTGCTGGATCTTCCGGGTGGTTGGGATAACCGGGATACCTTCATGGAGTTCTTCGAAACCCGAGACGGGCTGTCGCAGGCCCTCAACGAGGTTCTCGACAACCCTAGTTCAGAGTCCGACGAAGCGGAGGCTTCCTGGGACACGCAAGCCACGCTCGATGGACTGGAACACCAAGACCGGCTCCCGACGGACCGACCATTCTCCTCAAAAGTCTTCCAGCACCTTGCAGACGAACTCGAGATCAATGAGGACAGACAGGACCGTGCCATTGCCAAAGAGCGTGTGCTGACCGCGTGCCGGCTCGCACGAGCCTATGGAGACGCCTACGACGGCTATCTCGACCATGTCGACGATGCGATGGCAGATTATGACATCGACCGCTTCGAGGCGAGCGAGGATACGAAACTCAAACGACTCCTCTATCCTGAAGACGCCGACGAGTGGTTGATGGCGTCCCGCAGCGACCGACAGGACGCACTTGACGAACTTTCCCCGGGCGGTTGGCGAGTCATCCGCTATGTTCTCGCAGAGTCCACGCCCGTCGACGCGCTCATCCATCGGAATACACGGGATACACTCCGGAAGTACGAGGCGGTCGGACTCCTCGATACGACCGTTCCGAACCGGAATCCCGAACAACGGAAAATCGAACTCACCGAGGAGACACGCGCGGTCTACGACCAGATCGACGAGTACACACGTGAGTTCTACAAGCGAGCCCAACAGACTGACGAAGCCCAAACACGCGCCATCGGGTTCGTGATGACCACGTACCGGCAGCGACTCACGTCGAGTGTCTATGCGATCAGCCAGAGCCTGAAACACCGGCTTGAGACACTCCGGGCGCAACGAACCGTGCTCGCCGGTCGGGAGCGCGCTCGTGACCGGGACTATGGTGATGCGGAGCAGGTCGTCCTCGAAACGTTACAAAATGCGGACCTTGACGACGGGGACGTTCTGGATGAACTCGACGCTAGTAGCGACGACCTGGACCTCTCTGAACTCATCCCGAGCGTGACTGAAGAGGGGAAACAGCTTATCGAGGAAGAAATCGAGGCCCTGGAAGCGTTCGTCAACGACTTAGACTTGGTTGATACTGACCCGAAGATTCAGCAGCTGTACAACGACCTCGACGAGCTGGACCGGGCTGGTCACAACCGGGTGATTGTCTTCACGCAGTACGCGGACACAATGGACTTCATCCGGGACAGTCTCGCGGACCTTCTTGGAGCAACAATCGCGACGTACTCCGGTCGTGGCGGCGAGCTGTACGACCCCGATTCTGAAACGTGGGAACACGTCGGGAAAGAGCGCGTGAAGCGTGAATTCTCACGTGATGATGGGCAGGTCGATATCCTCGTCTGTACCGACTCCGCGAGTGAGGGGCTAAACCTCCAAGAGTGTGGGGCGCTCATCAACTACGACCTGCCGTGGAACCCGATGCGGGTTGAACAGCGTATCGGTCGGATTGACCGTATCGGCCAACGATTCGACGAGATTCGCATTCTCAACTACAGCTACGAGGATACGGTTGAGACGGACATCTACGATCGCCTTGACGACCGGATTGGCCTCTTCGAAAACGTCGTCGGTGAGATGCAACCCATACTCTCCGGCGTCAGCCAACAGATTCGAGATGCGACCTTGAACGCCGACAGCGCTGACGACCAGTCTGCGGTCGAATCAGCTGACCGCGAGTTCTCTGAAGAACTCGAAGAACGCGATCAGGGCGACCGCGTCGATGTCGGAGAGTCACTCGAGGACGTCGACGACCTCGTCGCTCAGGATGTCGTCGACGAAGCAAAACTCGATGCGTGGCAGTCCTACAGTCACCCGGATCTCGTCGACGTCGGCGAGGAGGAGTACGAGTATCAACCCCCGTTCGAGACACCGAGTCTTCAGTCAGTGTTGGTCGATAACGACGCTCTTGCCGAGGCCGGTGTCGAATTCACCCCGGTTCACGAGATTGACTTCGAGTACGATGACGGGGACTTCGACTTTGCGGACAGTACATATCGCCTCTCAGTAGGTGACGCACCGATTGAGGTCCCAGCCGGGGATGGGGAACAGACGATTGCACAGGCTATTGCGACTGCTGATGATGAAGTCGCGGTGACGTTCTCGGCTGTGTGTGCTGACGAGTTCCCATCGGTTCAGCATCTTGCACCAGGTCATCCACTTCTAGGACAGCTCCTCACAGTACTGCAGGATGTGAGTGAGGATACGTCGCGACTCCAACAGCGAATCGTGACTCGACCCGATCAAGAACAAGAGCCAGTCGTGTGTGCGTGGGGGCGGGACGGCGTGTTTACCCGGATTGCAGGCGATGGGACTGTGACTGAAAATGGACCGATGGATTCCCTTCCGACGTGGTGTGATCAATTCCTCAATAACCGAGAGAAGTCAACAAAGCAGCCACAGTAG
- a CDS encoding PDDEXK family nuclease gives MPNTALEANLRAIGDGARLEQLAVDLLGREGYDVDPTGVRGPDGGRDALLERSGKSGVLHCSVTSSSIEEKIRSDANSAADYPEEFDFFIFATTTEIAGVKRDRLENELADTYGWRVHIKDFARLRKDLMDVDNHDLAQEHLHVDPQNALDDPEQDIDELYEAQIDRLRDRQPRHGELIDEEPIVAVHVIPVESVSNPPGMIATDLPDPPKFRSRSAGSEGFGDFAITAPYTELSEGKFSEYVCLDGNGWVEAVTTKLTMERNGRHGIAWFIDKEIVSLMDRLREMYHTADIYPPLYVYITIIDGANYPIEKPQRVVGPDTTRPINENVFQLKRVKIEDLDSNIALALREPLYQLWNRIGWRNGSIHYSKNEDGSIEWEPYES, from the coding sequence ATGCCAAATACTGCTCTTGAAGCAAATCTCCGCGCTATCGGGGACGGTGCGAGACTGGAACAGTTAGCTGTTGACTTGCTTGGTCGAGAAGGATACGATGTCGATCCAACTGGCGTGAGGGGTCCGGATGGTGGGAGAGATGCTCTTCTTGAGCGTTCGGGAAAATCTGGCGTGCTCCACTGTAGCGTGACCTCGAGTAGTATCGAGGAGAAGATCCGTTCAGATGCAAATTCAGCTGCTGACTACCCGGAGGAGTTCGATTTCTTCATATTTGCTACCACCACGGAGATTGCCGGGGTCAAACGGGACCGATTAGAGAATGAATTGGCGGATACGTACGGCTGGCGCGTCCACATCAAGGATTTTGCCCGATTGAGAAAAGACCTGATGGATGTCGACAACCACGATCTCGCCCAAGAACATCTCCATGTTGACCCTCAGAATGCTCTCGACGATCCAGAACAGGATATCGACGAATTATATGAAGCTCAGATTGACCGATTACGGGATCGACAGCCACGCCACGGCGAACTAATAGATGAAGAACCGATTGTGGCGGTCCATGTCATTCCCGTTGAGTCGGTTTCGAATCCTCCTGGAATGATCGCAACCGATCTCCCTGACCCACCAAAATTCCGGTCACGGTCGGCTGGATCAGAAGGTTTCGGTGATTTCGCAATTACAGCACCGTATACGGAGCTGTCTGAAGGAAAATTTTCCGAGTACGTCTGTTTAGACGGTAATGGGTGGGTAGAAGCTGTAACAACCAAGCTGACTATGGAGCGGAACGGGAGGCACGGGATAGCGTGGTTCATCGATAAAGAGATCGTCTCTCTAATGGATCGACTCCGAGAAATGTACCATACTGCGGACATCTATCCGCCGTTGTACGTATATATCACGATAATCGATGGAGCGAACTATCCGATTGAAAAACCACAACGAGTTGTCGGACCAGATACCACCCGTCCGATCAACGAGAATGTCTTCCAATTGAAGCGGGTGAAGATTGAAGATTTAGACTCTAACATCGCGTTGGCCCTCCGCGAACCACTCTATCAACTCTGGAACCGTATTGGCTGGCGAAACGGCTCGATACACTATTCGAAAAATGAGGATGGTTCTATTGAGTGGGAGCCATATGAATCATAA